One genomic region from Arthrobacter sp. YN encodes:
- a CDS encoding DinB family protein, whose product MDDKAMLLGYLRLRRADLLGKVENLSEYDARRPLTPTGTNLLGLVKHVASVELDYFGVTFGRPSGKEMPWLAEDAEPDSDMWVPATESREEILELHHFSAKHSDETIESLPLDAPGVVPWWSEEKKNVTLHQILVHMCVETARHAGHADIIRELIDGSAGQRPGDPNIPSRNSEEWAAHRYRIEEAAREANRRHF is encoded by the coding sequence ATGGATGACAAAGCGATGTTGCTCGGCTATTTGCGGCTCCGGAGGGCGGACTTGCTCGGCAAGGTGGAGAACCTCAGCGAGTACGACGCCAGGCGGCCCTTGACCCCTACCGGCACCAACTTGCTGGGCTTGGTGAAGCACGTGGCCAGCGTGGAGCTGGACTACTTCGGGGTGACATTCGGGCGGCCCAGCGGCAAGGAGATGCCGTGGCTGGCGGAGGACGCCGAACCGGATTCCGATATGTGGGTCCCTGCAACTGAGAGCCGGGAAGAGATCCTGGAACTGCACCATTTTTCCGCGAAGCACAGCGACGAAACCATTGAGTCCCTTCCCTTGGATGCGCCGGGCGTTGTGCCATGGTGGTCTGAGGAGAAGAAGAACGTCACGCTCCACCAGATCCTGGTCCATATGTGCGTGGAAACCGCCAGGCATGCGGGACACGCAGACATCATTCGCGAGCTCATCGACGGCTCCGCGGGTCAGAGGCCTGGGGATCCCAACATCCCGAGCCGCAACTCCGAGGAATGGGCAGCCCACCGGTACCGCATCGAGGAAGCAGCCAGGGAGGCCAATCGTCGCCACTTCTGA
- a CDS encoding sensor histidine kinase has protein sequence MKDIDVGDAMEQSSSLSEVVAVKGIIQDQHPVDFYALGVAGCIDRLAAPLRRTGVTVHWHTPHHGIEISSKAAALLYHVAQETFSNTLNYADASQLTVRLNAVYHGIQLTITDDGAGFEIHASPSGRRHGFGLLLMSIAVHDAGGTVDIDSALGRGTSVRVTLPLD, from the coding sequence ATGAAAGACATCGATGTGGGGGACGCAATGGAGCAGTCATCATCACTCAGCGAGGTAGTTGCCGTCAAAGGCATCATCCAGGACCAACACCCCGTGGATTTCTACGCGCTGGGCGTCGCTGGATGCATCGACCGGCTCGCCGCGCCGCTCCGCCGCACCGGCGTCACCGTGCACTGGCACACCCCGCATCACGGCATCGAGATCTCGTCGAAGGCCGCCGCCCTCCTCTATCACGTGGCGCAGGAGACCTTCAGCAACACCCTCAATTACGCCGATGCCAGCCAGCTCACCGTCCGCCTCAACGCCGTCTACCACGGCATCCAGCTGACCATCACGGACGACGGCGCCGGTTTTGAAATCCACGCCTCGCCCAGCGGCCGGCGGCACGGTTTCGGCCTGCTGCTGATGTCCATCGCAGTGCACGACGCCGGCGGGACAGTAGACATCGACTCTGCACTTGGGCGGGGCACCAGTGTGAGGGTCACGCTGCCGTTGGATTGA